One window from the genome of Streptomyces sp. NBC_00708 encodes:
- a CDS encoding ABC transporter substrate-binding protein gives MSARRHTLRAAALATAVVALAAGCSSANSNHNKNGGSAASGVLNLGKPDGPQTNNSNPFLNTSAGATLGYRWMIYEPLAMTSQIRPADKADPWLATDWKWELNYTKVTFTLDDRAKWADGKPLTAEDVAFTFNLLKKHPALNADGIKWGGVEVKGKQVVLTFDDSQYVNQNKIIQQYIVPKHIWEKVKNPETWPNRTPVGSGPYKLKTFTPQTTTLTATPTYWKGSTKVKELRYSTYNDNNAATTALASGKLEWSFVFMPDYKKLFIAKDPKNHKLWFPSGLGIHGLWFNTTRKPFDNPALRKAMAMVIDRNAIYTQAEATLYPEITNPTGIPLPAGESFISPEYKSATTKPDVEGAKKVLEKAGFTLSGGVLKDPSGKPVKLTFTDPAGWNDYITGLSIIKDNIKQIGIDAKVKTQTADAWGADVANGNFDATLHWTNSGATPYDMYQNIMDGALLQPIGKPSQSGNFGRFKSTEATEALKDFAQATTDSARTSAMNTLQKIMVEQAPMVPTAAAPIGAEYSTKNWVGWPTEDDPYADPQHTQRSSLEIVLKLKPAK, from the coding sequence ATGTCCGCACGCCGTCACACGCTGAGAGCCGCCGCGCTCGCCACCGCGGTGGTCGCACTCGCCGCAGGCTGTTCCTCGGCCAACTCGAACCACAACAAGAACGGCGGCAGCGCCGCGTCGGGCGTCCTGAACCTGGGCAAGCCGGACGGACCGCAGACGAACAACAGCAACCCGTTCCTCAACACCTCGGCCGGCGCGACCCTCGGCTACCGCTGGATGATCTACGAGCCCCTGGCGATGACGAGCCAGATCCGGCCCGCCGACAAGGCCGACCCGTGGCTGGCGACCGACTGGAAGTGGGAGCTCAACTACACGAAGGTCACCTTCACGCTCGACGACCGCGCCAAGTGGGCCGACGGCAAGCCGCTGACCGCCGAGGACGTGGCGTTCACCTTCAACCTGCTGAAGAAGCACCCGGCGCTCAACGCCGACGGCATCAAGTGGGGCGGGGTCGAGGTCAAGGGCAAGCAGGTCGTCCTGACCTTCGACGACTCGCAGTACGTCAACCAGAACAAGATCATCCAGCAGTACATCGTGCCCAAGCACATCTGGGAGAAGGTCAAGAACCCGGAGACCTGGCCCAACCGCACCCCCGTCGGCTCGGGCCCGTACAAGCTGAAGACCTTCACGCCGCAGACCACCACGCTGACCGCGACGCCCACCTACTGGAAGGGCTCGACCAAGGTCAAGGAGCTGCGCTACAGCACCTACAACGACAACAACGCGGCCACCACCGCGCTCGCCAGCGGCAAGCTGGAGTGGTCGTTCGTCTTCATGCCGGACTACAAGAAGCTGTTCATCGCCAAGGACCCGAAGAACCACAAGCTGTGGTTCCCCTCCGGTCTCGGCATCCACGGCCTCTGGTTCAACACCACCCGCAAGCCGTTCGACAACCCGGCGCTGCGCAAGGCCATGGCGATGGTCATCGACCGCAACGCCATCTACACCCAGGCCGAGGCGACGCTCTACCCGGAGATCACCAACCCCACCGGCATCCCGCTGCCCGCCGGTGAGTCCTTCATCTCCCCGGAGTACAAGAGCGCCACCACCAAGCCCGACGTCGAGGGCGCCAAGAAGGTCCTGGAGAAGGCCGGCTTCACGCTCAGCGGCGGCGTCCTCAAGGACCCGAGCGGCAAGCCGGTGAAGCTCACCTTCACCGACCCGGCCGGCTGGAACGACTACATCACCGGCCTGTCGATCATCAAGGACAACATCAAGCAGATCGGCATCGACGCCAAGGTCAAGACGCAGACCGCGGACGCCTGGGGCGCGGACGTCGCCAACGGCAACTTCGACGCCACCCTGCACTGGACCAACAGCGGCGCCACCCCGTACGACATGTACCAGAACATCATGGACGGCGCCCTGCTCCAGCCGATCGGCAAGCCGTCCCAGTCCGGCAACTTCGGCCGCTTCAAGAGCACCGAGGCGACCGAGGCGCTGAAGGACTTCGCCCAGGCCACCACGGACAGCGCCCGCACCTCGGCCATGAACACGCTCCAGAAGATCATGGTCGAGCAGGCGCCGATGGTCCCGACCGCGGCCGCGCCCATCGGGGCCGAGTACTCCACGAAGAACTGGGTGGGCTGGCCCACCGAGGACGACCCGTACGCCGACCCGCAGCACACCCAGCGCTCCTCGCTGGAGATCGTGCTGAAGCTCAAGCCCGCCAAGTAG
- a CDS encoding ABC transporter permease, whose product MAVTATEVAVLDAAETPAASKRKFRFLRGRKTVVGLGILLFFVLIAIIGPWIAPYDPDTMSQDLLQPPSGAHWFGTTQTGQDVLSQILVGTRGVLLVGFIAGILATALSVLIGVTAGFLGGLADEALSLLSNVFLVIPGLPLIIIIASFVTDAGDLLIAFVIALTSWAWGARVLRAQTLSLRRRDYVEAARATGEPTWRIILFEVMPNLTAVIASGFVGTVIFAILSEITLAFIGVADISNWNWGTVLFWAQSSQALAQGAWWWFVPAGLCIALLGMSLALINFGIDEFVNPRLRTETGGSRKVKMRVGFTPVARTGTARHKETRS is encoded by the coding sequence ATGGCCGTCACCGCAACCGAGGTCGCCGTACTCGATGCCGCCGAAACCCCGGCAGCGAGCAAGCGCAAATTCCGCTTCCTGCGCGGCCGGAAGACCGTCGTCGGACTGGGCATCCTGCTCTTCTTCGTGCTGATCGCGATCATCGGCCCGTGGATCGCCCCGTACGACCCCGACACGATGAGCCAGGACCTGCTGCAACCGCCGTCCGGTGCGCACTGGTTCGGCACCACGCAGACCGGTCAGGACGTGCTCTCGCAGATCCTCGTCGGCACCCGGGGCGTGCTCCTCGTCGGCTTCATCGCGGGCATCCTCGCCACCGCCCTGTCCGTGCTGATCGGGGTCACCGCCGGGTTCCTCGGCGGCCTGGCCGACGAGGCCCTGTCGCTGCTGTCCAACGTCTTCCTGGTCATCCCCGGGCTGCCGCTGATCATCATCATCGCCAGCTTCGTCACCGACGCCGGCGACCTGCTCATCGCCTTCGTCATCGCCCTCACCTCCTGGGCCTGGGGCGCCCGCGTCCTGCGCGCCCAGACGCTGTCGCTGCGCCGCCGCGACTACGTGGAGGCGGCCCGCGCCACGGGCGAGCCGACCTGGCGGATCATCCTCTTCGAGGTGATGCCGAACCTGACCGCCGTCATCGCCTCGGGCTTCGTCGGCACGGTCATCTTCGCGATCCTCTCCGAGATCACCCTCGCCTTCATCGGCGTCGCCGACATCTCCAACTGGAACTGGGGGACCGTCCTGTTCTGGGCGCAGTCCAGCCAGGCTCTCGCCCAGGGCGCCTGGTGGTGGTTCGTCCCGGCCGGGCTCTGCATCGCCCTGCTCGGCATGTCCCTCGCGCTCATCAACTTCGGCATCGACGAGTTCGTCAACCCGCGGCTGCGCACCGAGACCGGCGGCTCCCGCAAGGTCAAGATGCGCGTCGGCTTCACCCCGGTGGCCCGTACCGGCACCGCCCGCCACAAGGAGACCCGCTCATGA
- a CDS encoding LacI family transcriptional regulator, with protein sequence MRVTIADVAREAGVSKTTVSRVINTKGEVDGSTAARVREVIAQLGYVPSSGAVGLARGSSRTVGMLVPSLTWPWMGEVLQGVVDTVEAADYGLLLFTCNRGAESVERFTSQVSARAFDGLVVVEPENTLDHLTELHRDGLPIVLIDDRGHHPEFPSVVTTNHEGGASAARHLRDAGRTRPVVITGPQDFGCVRDRLAGFVSVLPTDLVVRGDFTERCGRLAVEELLAAGTEFDSVFAHNDITAAGVLRALRAAGKTVPGDIAVVGFDDIPMSEHTEPPLTTVRQPTRQMGETAARMLLSHLGGTPVPDAPVVLPTELVVRHSAPPGRVT encoded by the coding sequence ATGCGTGTCACCATCGCTGATGTCGCCCGCGAGGCCGGCGTCAGCAAGACGACCGTGTCCCGGGTCATCAACACCAAGGGCGAGGTGGACGGTTCGACGGCCGCCCGTGTTCGCGAAGTGATCGCACAGCTCGGTTACGTGCCCAGCTCGGGTGCCGTCGGTCTGGCCCGCGGCAGCAGCCGTACGGTCGGCATGCTGGTGCCCTCGCTGACCTGGCCCTGGATGGGCGAGGTGCTCCAGGGCGTCGTCGACACCGTCGAGGCCGCCGACTACGGGCTGCTGCTGTTCACCTGCAACCGCGGGGCCGAGTCCGTGGAGCGCTTCACCAGCCAGGTGTCGGCGCGGGCCTTCGACGGACTGGTCGTGGTGGAACCCGAGAACACCCTGGACCACCTCACCGAACTGCACCGCGACGGCCTGCCGATCGTGCTGATCGACGATCGTGGCCATCACCCCGAATTCCCCTCCGTCGTGACCACCAACCACGAAGGAGGCGCTTCGGCAGCCCGCCATCTGCGGGATGCCGGACGCACCAGGCCCGTCGTGATCACCGGCCCCCAGGACTTCGGCTGCGTACGCGACCGGCTGGCCGGGTTCGTCTCGGTGCTGCCCACCGACCTCGTCGTCCGGGGGGACTTCACCGAACGCTGCGGCCGGCTGGCCGTGGAGGAACTCCTCGCCGCGGGCACGGAGTTCGACTCGGTCTTCGCCCACAACGACATCACCGCGGCAGGCGTGCTGCGGGCGTTGCGCGCCGCGGGGAAGACCGTGCCCGGGGACATCGCGGTCGTCGGCTTCGACGACATCCCGATGTCCGAGCACACCGAACCGCCCCTGACCACCGTGCGACAGCCCACCCGGCAGATGGGTGAGACGGCCGCACGGATGCTGCTCTCCCACCTCGGCGGCACGCCCGTACCCGATGCACCGGTCGTGCTGCCCACCGAACTGGTCGTGCGCCACTCGGCGCCCCCAGGTCGTGTCACCTGA
- a CDS encoding ABC transporter ATP-binding protein yields the protein MSEPVLTISGLNVDYGTGADAVHALRDIDLTLHRGEVLGLAGESGSGKSTLAYAVTRLLSPPGVITGGQVHYHQRDGQALDLLALSAAELRAFRWQELSIVFQGAMNSLNPVYTVHNQLTDVLQAHRPEMRKADRTARARELLSLVGISPDRLGAYPHQLSGGMRQRVMIAMALALEPEIVIMDEPTTALDVVMQRQILRQLVRLREELGFSVVFITHDISLLIEFSDRIAIMYGGRIVEQAGAAEIYRDPRHPYSAGLLHSFPALHGPRRELSGIPGSPPHLSAMPSGCAFHPRCAKKVEGCDTHVPVLATPDADGSRSVACWLHHEAPATAARA from the coding sequence ATGAGCGAGCCCGTTCTCACCATCAGCGGCCTCAACGTCGACTACGGGACCGGCGCCGACGCCGTGCACGCGCTGCGCGACATCGACCTCACCCTGCACCGCGGCGAGGTGCTCGGCCTCGCCGGCGAGTCGGGCTCCGGCAAGTCCACCCTGGCCTACGCGGTCACCCGGCTCCTCTCCCCGCCCGGGGTCATCACCGGCGGCCAGGTCCACTACCACCAGCGCGACGGCCAGGCGCTCGACCTGCTGGCCCTGTCGGCGGCCGAACTGCGCGCCTTCCGCTGGCAGGAGCTGTCGATCGTCTTCCAGGGCGCGATGAACTCGCTCAACCCCGTGTACACGGTCCACAACCAGCTCACCGACGTGCTCCAGGCCCACCGCCCGGAGATGCGGAAGGCCGACCGCACCGCGCGTGCCCGGGAACTGCTCAGCCTCGTCGGGATCTCCCCGGACCGGCTCGGCGCCTACCCGCACCAGCTCTCCGGCGGCATGCGCCAGCGCGTGATGATCGCGATGGCGCTCGCCCTGGAGCCCGAGATCGTCATCATGGACGAGCCGACCACCGCGCTCGACGTGGTCATGCAGCGCCAGATCCTGCGCCAGCTGGTCCGGCTCCGCGAGGAACTGGGCTTCTCGGTCGTCTTCATCACCCATGACATCTCGCTGCTGATCGAGTTCTCCGACCGGATCGCGATCATGTACGGCGGCCGGATCGTCGAACAGGCCGGCGCCGCCGAGATCTACCGCGACCCCCGCCACCCGTACAGCGCCGGACTGCTGCACTCCTTCCCCGCCCTGCACGGCCCCCGCCGGGAACTCAGCGGCATCCCCGGCTCGCCCCCGCACCTCTCGGCGATGCCGTCCGGCTGCGCCTTCCACCCCCGCTGCGCCAAGAAGGTCGAGGGCTGCGACACCCACGTCCCGGTGCTCGCGACGCCGGACGCGGACGGCTCCCGCTCGGTGGCCTGCTGGCTTCACCACGAGGCCCCGGCCACCGCCGCCCGCGCATAG
- a CDS encoding branched-chain amino acid aminotransferase has translation MTTPTIELKPSSHPLSDAEREAILAKPGFGRYFTDHMVTIKWTEGRGWHDAQLVPYAPLSIDPANMTLHYGQEIFEGLKAYRQPDGSVATFRPEANGERFRSSARRLAMPELPVETFVAACDALVQQDAAWVPAHGGEESLYLRPFMIATEVGLGVRPANEYLFLVIASPAGAYFPGGVKPVSIWLSEDRVRAVPGGMGDAKTGGNYAASLLAQAEAAAKGCDQVAYLDAVEHTWVEELGGMNLYFVYGDRIVTPTLTGSLLAGITRDSLLKLAGDLGYTSEEARVSIGQWRDDTAAGTLTEVFACGTAAVITPVGTVKSAGGEWTQGDGTPGPVTLKLRERLLDIQRGTAEDTHGWMHSLA, from the coding sequence ATGACGACGCCCACGATCGAGCTCAAGCCCTCCTCGCACCCGCTGTCCGACGCGGAGCGCGAGGCGATCCTGGCCAAGCCCGGATTCGGCCGCTACTTCACCGACCACATGGTGACGATCAAGTGGACCGAGGGCCGCGGCTGGCACGACGCCCAGCTCGTCCCCTACGCGCCGCTGTCGATCGACCCCGCCAATATGACGCTGCACTACGGCCAGGAGATCTTCGAGGGGCTCAAGGCCTACCGCCAGCCCGACGGCTCGGTCGCCACCTTCCGCCCCGAGGCCAACGGCGAGCGCTTCCGCTCCTCCGCCCGCCGCCTCGCCATGCCGGAGCTGCCCGTCGAGACCTTCGTCGCGGCCTGTGACGCGCTCGTCCAGCAGGACGCGGCCTGGGTCCCGGCGCACGGCGGCGAGGAGTCCCTCTACCTGCGCCCCTTCATGATCGCGACCGAGGTCGGCCTCGGTGTGCGGCCGGCCAACGAATACCTCTTCCTCGTCATCGCCTCGCCCGCCGGTGCCTACTTCCCCGGCGGCGTGAAGCCCGTCTCCATCTGGCTGTCCGAGGACCGGGTGCGCGCCGTCCCCGGCGGCATGGGCGACGCCAAGACCGGCGGCAACTACGCCGCCTCCCTGCTCGCCCAGGCCGAGGCCGCCGCCAAGGGCTGCGACCAGGTCGCCTACCTCGACGCCGTCGAGCACACGTGGGTCGAGGAGCTGGGCGGGATGAACCTCTACTTCGTGTACGGGGACCGCATCGTCACCCCGACCCTCACCGGCTCCCTGCTCGCGGGCATCACCCGTGACTCGCTCCTCAAGCTGGCCGGCGACCTCGGCTACACCTCCGAGGAAGCCCGCGTCTCCATCGGCCAGTGGCGCGACGACACCGCCGCCGGCACCCTCACCGAGGTCTTCGCCTGCGGCACCGCCGCCGTCATCACGCCCGTCGGCACCGTGAAGAGCGCGGGCGGCGAGTGGACCCAGGGCGACGGCACGCCCGGCCCGGTCACCCTCAAGCTGCGCGAGCGCCTGCTCGACATCCAGCGCGGCACCGCCGAGGACACCCACGGCTGGATGCACTCCCTCGCGTGA
- the cimA gene encoding citramalate synthase translates to MTTKAKPTDDSFHVFDTTLRDGSQREGINLTVADKLTIARHLDEFGVGFIEGGWPGANPRDTEFFARARQEIEFKNAELVAFGATRRAGGSAATDPQVKALLESGAPVITLVAKSHDRHVELALRTTLEENLEMVRDTVAHLREQGRRVFVDCEHFFDGYRANPEYAKAVVKAAAEAGADVVILCDTNGGMLPAQIQAVVATVLADTGARLGIHAQDDTGCAVANTLAAVDAGATHVQCTANGYGERVGNANLFPVVAALELKYGKKVLPEGALADMTRVSHAIAEVVNLTPSTHQPYVGVSAFAHKAGLHASAIKVDPDLYQHIDPALVGNTMRMLVSDMAGRASIELKSDELGVDLGGDRELVGRVVERVKERELKGYTYEAADASFELLLRAEAEGRVRRYFRTESWRAIVEDRPDGTHANEATVKLWAKGERIVATAEGNGPVNALDRALRVALERIYPQLAKLELMDYKVRILEGRTGTDSTTRVLITTGDGTAEWSTVGVAENIIAASWQALEDAYTYGLLRAGIEPTD, encoded by the coding sequence ATGACCACCAAGGCCAAGCCCACCGACGACAGCTTCCATGTCTTCGACACCACGCTGCGTGACGGTTCACAGCGTGAAGGCATCAACCTGACGGTCGCCGACAAGCTCACCATCGCCCGGCACCTGGACGAGTTCGGCGTCGGCTTCATCGAGGGCGGCTGGCCGGGCGCCAACCCCCGCGACACCGAGTTCTTCGCCCGCGCCCGCCAGGAGATCGAGTTCAAGAACGCCGAGCTGGTCGCCTTCGGCGCGACCCGCAGGGCGGGCGGCTCGGCGGCGACGGACCCCCAGGTCAAGGCGCTGCTGGAGTCCGGTGCCCCGGTCATCACGCTGGTCGCCAAGTCCCACGACCGCCATGTGGAGCTCGCGCTGCGCACCACGCTGGAGGAGAACCTGGAGATGGTCCGCGACACCGTCGCCCACCTCCGCGAACAGGGCCGCCGGGTCTTCGTGGACTGCGAGCACTTCTTCGACGGGTACCGCGCCAACCCGGAGTACGCCAAGGCCGTGGTGAAGGCCGCCGCCGAGGCCGGCGCCGACGTCGTCATCCTCTGCGACACCAACGGCGGGATGCTCCCGGCCCAGATCCAGGCCGTCGTCGCCACCGTCCTCGCCGACACCGGCGCCCGGCTCGGCATCCACGCCCAGGACGACACGGGCTGCGCCGTCGCCAACACGCTGGCCGCCGTCGACGCGGGCGCCACGCACGTCCAGTGCACCGCCAACGGCTACGGCGAGCGCGTCGGCAACGCCAACCTCTTCCCGGTCGTCGCCGCGCTGGAGCTCAAGTACGGCAAGAAGGTGCTGCCCGAGGGCGCGCTGGCCGACATGACCCGGGTCTCGCACGCCATCGCCGAGGTCGTCAACCTCACCCCCTCCACCCATCAGCCCTACGTCGGCGTCTCCGCCTTCGCGCACAAGGCCGGGCTGCACGCCTCCGCGATCAAGGTCGACCCGGACCTCTACCAGCACATCGACCCCGCCCTGGTCGGCAACACCATGCGGATGCTGGTCTCCGACATGGCCGGCCGCGCCTCCATCGAGCTGAAGAGCGACGAGCTGGGCGTCGACCTCGGGGGCGATCGCGAGCTGGTCGGCCGGGTGGTCGAGCGGGTCAAGGAGCGCGAACTCAAGGGCTACACGTACGAGGCGGCCGACGCCTCCTTCGAGCTGCTGCTGCGCGCCGAGGCCGAGGGCCGGGTGCGGCGCTACTTCCGTACGGAGTCCTGGCGCGCGATCGTCGAGGACCGCCCCGACGGCACCCACGCCAACGAGGCGACCGTGAAGCTGTGGGCCAAGGGCGAGCGGATCGTCGCCACCGCCGAGGGCAACGGCCCCGTCAACGCCCTGGACCGGGCCCTGCGCGTCGCCCTGGAACGGATCTACCCGCAGCTCGCCAAGCTGGAGCTGATGGACTACAAGGTCCGCATCCTGGAGGGCCGCACCGGCACCGACTCCACCACCCGCGTCCTGATCACCACCGGTGACGGCACCGCCGAGTGGTCGACCGTCGGGGTCGCGGAGAACATCATCGCCGCGTCCTGGCAGGCGCTGGAGGACGCGTACACGTACGGCCTGCTGCGCGCCGGGATCGAACCGACGGACTGA
- a CDS encoding ABC transporter permease: MKFLLQRLAFYLVTAWAAITINFLIPRLMPGDPVQSLIARFQGQLDTNAIASLKALFGLDKKQSLWQQYTDYWAHLFHGDLGLSFTFFPTPVSEVIAQSLPWTLALVGITTLISFLLGTGIGVFTGWRRGSWMDSLLPVTTFISSIPYFWLGLIAISLFAVKWPLFPADGGYDNSLVPAFDWPFISSALYHGVLPGFTIVLSAVAGWILGMRNMMVTVSSEDYVMVAQAKGLSERRVMFGYAARNAILPNISGFALSLGFIVGGTLLVEMVFSYPGIGYQLFQGVGAKDYPLMQGIFLIITLSVLAANLLADILYMLLDPRTRREA, from the coding sequence GTGAAGTTCCTGCTCCAACGGCTCGCCTTCTACCTGGTCACGGCCTGGGCCGCCATCACGATCAACTTCCTCATCCCGCGCCTCATGCCGGGCGACCCGGTCCAGTCGCTGATCGCCCGCTTCCAGGGCCAGCTGGACACCAACGCCATCGCCTCGCTCAAGGCCCTGTTCGGCCTCGACAAGAAGCAGTCGCTCTGGCAGCAGTACACGGACTACTGGGCGCACCTGTTCCACGGCGACCTCGGTCTGTCCTTCACCTTCTTCCCGACCCCGGTCAGCGAGGTCATCGCGCAGTCGCTGCCCTGGACGCTCGCGCTCGTCGGCATCACCACGCTGATCAGCTTCCTGCTCGGCACCGGCATCGGCGTCTTCACGGGCTGGCGGCGCGGCTCCTGGATGGACAGCCTGCTGCCCGTCACCACGTTCATCTCGTCGATCCCGTACTTCTGGCTCGGGCTCATCGCGATCTCGCTGTTCGCCGTGAAGTGGCCGCTCTTCCCGGCCGACGGCGGCTACGACAACTCGCTGGTGCCCGCCTTCGACTGGCCGTTCATCTCCAGCGCGCTCTACCACGGGGTGCTGCCCGGCTTCACGATCGTGCTCAGCGCCGTGGCCGGCTGGATCCTCGGCATGCGGAACATGATGGTGACGGTGTCCAGCGAGGACTACGTCATGGTCGCCCAGGCCAAGGGCCTCTCCGAGCGCCGGGTGATGTTCGGTTACGCGGCACGCAACGCGATCCTGCCCAACATCTCCGGCTTCGCCCTCTCGCTCGGCTTCATCGTCGGCGGCACGCTCCTGGTCGAGATGGTCTTCTCCTACCCGGGCATCGGCTACCAGCTCTTCCAGGGCGTCGGGGCCAAGGACTACCCCCTCATGCAGGGCATCTTCCTCATCATCACGCTCTCCGTCCTGGCGGCGAACCTCCTCGCCGACATCCTCTACATGCTCCTCGACCCCCGTACCCGAAGGGAGGCGTAG
- a CDS encoding ABC transporter ATP-binding protein, translating to MSEQSENNHIVLEARGVTKHFAVRRTAGDLLARRRRTVHAVDDASLELRRGTVTALVGESGSGKSTVARLLAQLYPLTSGEIHLGGQPVKAGRGRSFRSYVRRVQLIFQDPFASLNPVHTVRYHLTRSLKIHGRAGSGEAELEQNLTALLNRVQLTPPHQYLDKFPHELSGGQRQRVAIARALGADPQVLLADEPVSMLDVSIRLGVLNLLKDLKDRLHLAILYITHDIASARYFADTTLVMYAGRIVEGGDSETVTQRPAHPYTQLLIASAPHPDRAGAEDEPEENGTGEPPSLIDPPAGCRFHPRCPKAMERCRTELPPRFDLADGQWAACWLYEGTGTAHTDDHQKEAAK from the coding sequence ATGTCTGAACAGTCAGAGAACAACCACATCGTGCTCGAAGCACGCGGAGTCACCAAGCACTTCGCCGTGCGGCGCACGGCAGGCGATCTCCTCGCCCGCCGGCGCCGTACCGTCCACGCCGTCGACGACGCCTCGCTGGAACTGCGGCGCGGCACCGTCACGGCACTGGTGGGGGAGTCGGGCTCCGGGAAGTCCACCGTCGCCAGACTGCTCGCGCAGCTGTATCCGCTCACCTCGGGCGAGATCCACCTGGGCGGGCAGCCGGTGAAGGCCGGACGTGGCCGGTCCTTCCGCAGTTACGTACGCCGGGTCCAGCTCATCTTCCAGGACCCGTTCGCCTCGCTGAACCCCGTGCACACCGTGCGCTACCACCTGACCCGGTCGCTGAAGATCCACGGCCGGGCGGGCAGCGGCGAGGCGGAACTGGAACAGAACCTGACCGCTCTGCTGAACCGCGTCCAGCTGACTCCTCCTCATCAGTACCTGGACAAGTTCCCGCACGAGCTGTCGGGCGGTCAGCGCCAGCGCGTGGCCATCGCCCGCGCGCTCGGCGCCGACCCCCAGGTCCTCCTGGCCGACGAGCCGGTCTCGATGCTGGACGTGTCCATCCGGCTCGGGGTGCTCAACCTGCTCAAGGACCTCAAGGACCGGCTGCACCTCGCGATCCTCTACATCACCCACGACATCGCCTCCGCCCGCTACTTCGCGGACACCACGCTGGTGATGTACGCGGGCCGGATCGTCGAGGGCGGTGACAGCGAGACCGTCACCCAGCGCCCCGCACACCCCTACACCCAGCTCCTCATCGCCTCCGCGCCCCACCCGGACCGGGCGGGCGCCGAGGACGAGCCGGAGGAGAACGGCACCGGCGAGCCCCCGTCGCTCATCGACCCGCCCGCCGGCTGCCGCTTCCACCCCCGCTGCCCCAAGGCGATGGAGCGCTGCCGCACCGAGCTGCCGCCCCGCTTCGACCTGGCCGACGGCCAGTGGGCCGCGTGCTGGCTGTACGAGGGCACCGGCACCGCCCACACCGACGACCACCAGAAGGAGGCTGCGAAGTGA
- a CDS encoding 3-isopropylmalate dehydrogenase, whose translation MSRSINLAVIPGDGIGQEVVAQGLKVLNAVLPQDVKLETKEYDLGARRWHRTGETLPDAELEALKGHDAILLGAIGDPSVPSGVLERGLLLKLRFAFDHFINLRPSKLFPNTDTPLAGRPDIDFVVVREGTEGPYTGNGGSLRTGTEHEVATEVSLNTAFGVERVVRDAFERAAARPRKKLTLVHKNNVLVYAGHLWKNTFDKVAAEYPQVTTDYLHVDAATIFFVTQPERFDVIVTDNLFGDILTDLAAAVSGGIGLAASGNINPTGAFPSMFEPVHGSAPDIAGQGKADPTATILSVALLLRHLGYEAEAVSIEDAVSADLAERDGSARTTDAIGDALAVRVAG comes from the coding sequence ATGTCTCGCAGCATCAATCTCGCAGTGATCCCCGGTGACGGTATCGGCCAGGAGGTCGTGGCCCAGGGCCTCAAGGTCCTCAACGCTGTTCTCCCGCAGGATGTGAAGCTGGAGACCAAGGAGTACGACCTTGGCGCCCGGCGCTGGCACCGTACCGGCGAAACCCTCCCCGACGCGGAGCTCGAAGCCCTCAAGGGCCACGACGCCATCCTGCTCGGCGCGATCGGTGACCCGTCCGTGCCCTCCGGTGTCCTGGAGCGCGGGCTGCTGCTGAAGCTGCGCTTCGCCTTCGACCACTTCATCAACCTGCGGCCGTCGAAGCTCTTCCCGAACACGGACACCCCGCTGGCCGGCCGTCCGGACATCGACTTCGTCGTCGTCCGCGAGGGCACCGAGGGCCCGTACACCGGCAACGGCGGCTCGCTGCGCACCGGCACGGAGCACGAGGTCGCCACCGAGGTCAGCCTCAACACCGCCTTCGGTGTCGAGCGCGTCGTCCGGGACGCCTTCGAGCGCGCCGCCGCCCGTCCGCGCAAGAAGCTGACGCTGGTCCACAAGAACAACGTCCTCGTGTACGCGGGCCACCTGTGGAAGAACACCTTCGACAAGGTCGCGGCCGAGTACCCCCAGGTCACCACCGACTACCTGCACGTCGACGCCGCGACGATCTTCTTCGTCACGCAGCCGGAGCGCTTCGACGTCATCGTCACCGACAACCTCTTCGGCGACATCCTCACCGACCTCGCCGCGGCCGTCTCCGGCGGCATCGGCCTGGCCGCCTCCGGCAACATCAACCCGACGGGTGCCTTCCCGTCGATGTTCGAGCCGGTCCACGGCTCCGCCCCCGACATCGCGGGGCAGGGCAAGGCCGACCCGACCGCCACGATCCTCTCCGTCGCCCTCCTGCTGCGCCACCTCGGCTACGAGGCCGAGGCCGTGAGCATCGAGGACGCCGTCTCCGCCGACCTCGCGGAGCGCGACGGCAGCGCCCGTACGACCGACGCGATCGGCGACGCGCTCGCGGTACGCGTAGCGGGCTGA